In a single window of the Penaeus monodon isolate SGIC_2016 chromosome 3, NSTDA_Pmon_1, whole genome shotgun sequence genome:
- the LOC119593660 gene encoding aminopeptidase N-like encodes MMLVYILLVLCHVTLGKPSLDDVTTSASNSTNQTVTAASANTTNGEEKLNVRLPTSLKPLHYLIKLQPLVNGNFSTLGYVEVEMEVLEPTSQIIFHMADIITQNDTVKVTASGEVTGQSIGIKRQEYDYRRHFYIAHLEEELQKGKKYVLAMEFLGYLNDQLRGFYRSTYKDADGKTRYLASTQFSPTDARRAFPCFDEPGMKATFEVHLARESWMTSLSNMPLVETVPIEGQDGWVWDRYEKSLPMSTYIVAFVVFDFAHINSSQEGLQFRVWARRNAIGDAEYASRISPKILNFFEDYFNISFPLPKQDTVALPELPFGAMENWGLIIYRESRFLFNPNVSTPSTKEDLAITVAHELAHQWFGNLVTPAWWDDLWLKEGFATYLSYVAMDYIEPSWKVLETVVSNTLQPVMNLDSLDSSHEISIPVGDPDDINEIFDAISYSKGASIVRMMAYFLNGATFVKGLKEYLNELKYKNAVQDDLWQYLTVAAHKDGTLPEDLSVKMIMDTWTLQKGYPVIHVTRSADGTSATISQERFLLEKKTNSSDAHIYNWWVPITYTYQSEANFSQTQALAWMRDSGENLTITSLPAKDQWVIFNLQQTGYYRVNYDDHNWNLLIQQLKDDHELVNVVNRGQIIDDAMNLAKAGRLNYETAMSLFAYLWKETEYMPWSVAVGKLQYIDRMFKRTGGYGALKRYFLDLILPLYKAVGFEDNINDPYLVQLTREIAVKWACRMGHKDCLDKVLDLYRRWMMAPDDISLISPNLKNTVFCHAIAEGGEAEWNAAWRQYLKTDVQGEKDNLLSTLACTKQIWLLMRYLEMAVTPGSGIKQQDVGLVIGSVSGNDVGRSLAWDFLKLHWNNIITYKKSKRGGMLQTVTGSFNTKQDLENLEAFLSNENTDLDGNQRTARQVLETVRNNVAWMDANYDGIVQWLEKSGYSSKLEGV; translated from the exons ATGATGTTGGTTTATATCCTTCTAGTCCTGTGTCACGTGACTTTGGGTAAACCGAGTCTGGATGATGTCACGACCTCGGCTAGTAACTCCAcc AATCAAACAGTTACGGCGGCATCGGCAAATACAACAAACGGGGAGGAAAAGCTGAATGTGCGGTTACCCACGTCCCTGAAGCCACTCCACTACTTGATCAAACTTCAGCCCTTAGTCAATGGCAACTTCAGCACCCTCGGCtacgtggaggtggagatggaggtccTGGAGCCCACCTCACAAATCATATTCCACATGGCCGACATCATCACTCAAAACGACACCGTCAAG GTTACAGCTTCAGGAGAAGTGACAGGCCAGAGTATTGGGATCAAGAGGCAAGAGTACGACTACAGGCGTCACTTCTATATCGCCCACCTGGAGGAGGAGCTGCAGAAGGGGAAGAAGTACGTCTTAGCCATGGAGTTCCTAGGCTACCTCAATGACCAGCTGCGTGGCTTCTATAGATCGACCTACAAGGATGCGGACGGGAAGACAAG GTACTTGGCTTCGACGCAGTTCTCACCGACGGACGCCCGCCGAGCCTTCCCGTGCTTCGACGAGCCGGGTATGAAGGCGACCTTCGAGGTCCACCTGGCGAGGGAGTCCTGGATGACGTCACTCTCCAACATGCCCCTTGTCGAGACTGTGCCGAT AGAAGGTCAGGATGGCTGGGTGTGGGACCGCTACGAGAAGAGCCTTCCCATGTCCACCTACATCGTCGCCTTCGTCGTGTTCGACTTCGCTCATATCAACTCTTCCCAGGAGGGACTGCAGTTCAGAG TGTGGGCGCGGAGAAATGCCATCGGCGACGCAGAATACGCCAGCAGAATTAGTCCCAAGATCCTCAACTTCTTCGAGGATTACTTCaacatctccttccctctcccgaaGCAAGATACCGTCGCTTTGCCTGAGCTTCCATTCGGTGCCATGGAGAATTGGGGTCTCATCATATACAG AGAATCTCGTTTCCTGTTTAATCCTAACGTCTCGACTCCAAGCACCAAGGAAGACCTAGCTATCACAGTGGCTCACGAGTTGGCTCACCAGTGGTTCGGCAACCTCGTCACGCCCGCCTGGTGGGACGACCTCTGGCTCAAAGAAGGATTTGCTACCTATCTGAGTTACGTTGCCATGGATTAT ATCGAACCCAGCTGGAAGGTATTGGAAACTGTCGTCTCCAATACCCTTCAACCGGTTATGAACTTGGACAGTTTGGATTCATCTCACGAAATCAGCATCCCCGTTGGCGACCCAGATGACATCAACGAAATCTTTGATGCCATTTCATACAGCAAAG GGGCTTCTATCGTCCGAATGATGGCCTACTTCCTTAATGGGGCGACCTTCGTAAAGGGGTTGAAAGAGTACCTGAATGAACT aaaatacaaaaatgcagTGCAGGATGACTTGTGGCAATACTTGACCGTCGCAGCTCACAAGGATGGCACCCTACCTGAAGATCTGagtgtaaagatgataatggacaCCTGGACGCTGCAGAAGGGCTATCCTGTCATTCATGTCACGAGAAGTGCTGACGGTACCTCGGCTACCATCTCTCAG GAGCGATTCCttttggaaaagaaaacgaaCTCCAGTGACGCTCACATCTACAATTGGTGGGTTcccataacatacacataccaaaGTGAGGCTAACTTTAGTCAGACTCAGGCCTTGGCGTGGATGAGGGACTCTGGGGAGAACCTCACCATCACATCTCTGCCAGCCAAAGACCAGTGGGTCATCTTCAACCTGCAGCAGACGGGCTACTACAGAGTCAACTACGACGACCACAACTGGAACCTCCTCATCCAACAGCTGAAGGACGACCACGAACTCGTAAACGTTGTCAACCGAGGACAGATCATCGATGATGCCATGAATCTTGCTAAAGCTG GTCGCCTAAACTACGAAACTGCAATGAGTTTATTTGCATACCTATGGAAAGAAACTGAATATATGCCCTGGTCTGTGGCAGTCGGTAAATTGCAATACATAGATAGAATGTTCAAACGTACGGGAGGATATGGTGCCCTAAAG CGCTATTTCTTGGACTTGATACTGCCACTGTACAAAGCTGTCGGCTTTGAGGACAACATCAACGACCCGTACTTAGTGCAACTAACGAGGGAAATAGCCGTTAAATGGGCTTGTAGAATGGGTCATAAAGACTGCCTGGATAAAGTCCTCGATCTCTATCGCCGATGGATGATGGCTCCAGATGATATAAG TTTGATTTCACCCAATCTCAAAAATACGGTGTTTTGCCACGCCATAGCAGAGGGAGGGGAAGCCGAGTGGAATGCTGCTTGGCGTCAGTACTTGAAGACAGATGTTCAGGGCGAGAAAGATAATCTCCTCTCTACCCTTGCGTGCACCAAGCAGATCTGGCTCTTGATGAG GTACTTGGAGATGGCGGTCACTCCGGGCAGCGGGATAAAGCAGCAGGACGTGGGACTCGTCATAGGGAGCGTGAGCGGCAATGATGTGGGTCGGTCTTTAGCTTGGGATTTCCTCAAGCTCCATTGGAATAACATCATTACCTA cAAGAAGAGTAAGAGAGGCGGAATGTTGCAAACTGTAACAGGAAGCTTCAATACGAAACAGGATCTTGAAAAT CTGGAGGCATTCTTGAGCAACGAAAACACAGACTTAGATGGAAACCAGCGTACGGCCAGGCAGGTCTTGGAGACCGTTCGGAACAACGTGGCCTGGATGGACGCCAACTACGACGGTATAGTTCAGTGGCTGGAAAAAAGCGGCTATTCTTCTAAACTTGAAGGTGTCTGA